CTCTTGTGTGGAATACACGTTGAGAAAGAATGGAAGAACTGAAAGGACGGTGGAGGAGCAGAGGACGATCCTGAGGAGTGAAAGAATATGAGAGATGGAAGAAAATAGGCAGAGACCGATTTTGAGCGTCACAGCATCCATTGAAATTTATGGGAGCCGCTGGAAAGTTCCAAGGCttactctttcttcttctgtggggGAAAACCCAGATTAGTAAATTTCCATGGTTTAGACCAAGATTAGAGAGATGCAACATCTAGTGGTGGGTGCGAAGCATTGCATCAACTATCAGGACAGCATAATTTAAAAGGCTCTTAGAGAACTTGGATATTGGAGTCCAATTATTTCAGAGGTGATGCATTGCTTTAGACTTCTCTCAAAGCTGTGTTATTGTTTACAGCAATCTGTGAACAGTCAGCTTGTATAGAGATAACATTTAGTAGCTTTCCCTCATTTGTGATGATGTAGGacaaaatgtggcaaaaatataatatttctgaataaaagcAATTTGTTTATGTAATGATTATGTTGCATTCATTCCCTCTGATGATCTGtgttattaaaatatatctCTCTGTTTTGATGAAACAAtatgtgtgtttgcttttttgaattaaaataacaaaataaagtaactttCCAATGATATTCTAATTGACTAGGATGTGGGTTTGCCACAGttaaatgttgaattaaagtagttttttcagatgatttttgttggttttgtagATTAAGTAAGAAAATGGGAAACAAAATTCTGATTCAGCAGATCAGCTCTCAAAACAAACTGGAAGTTGGTATTTGCCACTAAAGTCTTATTGGTGCATGTTCAGTCATAATATACAATTTCCTTTTAGAAATGCAGctttattttggttaattttaaatcggtttgtttgtttttattctatgtatttttattattcagttatTTGTCTCAGTTTGTATCAAATCCTGTTTGtatgaaggagaaaaaatatcACCATGAAGCATTTGAAAATTTCTTTCCTCATACATACCGCTCATAATTCTGGCCTTTCTGTTATCCGCAGCATTGTGCCATCGGACCAGTCTCCCTACAGTGATGTGTCTCCCCTCCGAGTCCTGCACCTCGACGGCCCTCCCCAGGACTGCCACACTATGTACAATCCCATGACTCCCAGTATGGCTCATGGATCTGGATCAGGTCCGGTTCAGGGAAACAGCCACTGCTTGGATCAATACATGAGGCCTCCTCAGGCCCTTCCACTGCACAATATGATGGGCCACAGGGGCATGCCTCCTACAGAGGGTGAGCCACAGTATCTTTTTCATCCCCTTAACCTCACAGCTGCTATTGATTAGGACTTAAAGATACCTGAGAGACTGAAACTTAAACTCCACAGATTTCCACAAGAGGAATGATGAAAGGTTTGCAGTTGGACAGCTTTATTACGATGCAGGCCCCTCCTAAAGTATTGGACTTGAAACATCACATTTGATTTATcagggaaatatttttttaagaaatatttatttttatcataatcacaaaacaaatgtaactgTAGCCTTTCTGAATTCAtacttcagttttaaaagttgaGCTAGAGATCTTTTAATATGTAATCTATTACTTTCTGGAGCATGATGTGACACAAAGGCCTGTTTCCTCAAAACATATCTTAGAAAATAGCTAAAACAAAATAGCTACTCACTTAACTATTCCTCTTCCATATTCACagttaaaacaatattttaaaagtttataagAGTTATAACTGTGACCAACAAGAGTGTAGGAGGATTTAAGTTTATCCTGCATAAATACACAGTGATGAGAATTATAAGGCAGATAAACAACTTAAAAGTCTCACTGTTTGATGAAAGACTTTCTTATGAATCTCTCTCTGTACTTTGTATTTAAAGCAACACAATGATGTAGATTGAAggtttatttatgcaaaaataaaccagagATTTAGCAATTCTCTAGATATAATTCAAAAATTGGACATGCAGCACTTAATTTTAGTGATTAAAGGTTCCAATGTGTCTTTTAAATGAACATATGCCATGCACAGTAAATGTCTGGGGTTCAACTTGTCAAATAAACTCCTACAACAAATTCTGATGCACCACTTTAAAGAATGCTATTAAATAtctatcatttatttaaatacattggcttgtttaacagtttttttgtttttatctagaCTTAGAAACTCACATGAATAAATGAATTCCAGTTTTggaaactgcatttttagcGTCAAGAGTACAAACTGACTAAAATCATCTTAATTGTCACCAGTTGAGCctttttcagtttagtttttcagataattaaatttcagttcagtttacttttgtatatttataaataatctTACTTAATCTTATTTAATGACTTGATTATGTTTCTTTGAAACTGTTTGCATGAGAACTTCTAACTTTTCTCTCTCAAATCCTACAGGTAGCAATAGCGCCCCCTACTGCAACCAGAATAACATGATGTCGTCACATCCCAACTTCTGTCAGCTTCAGCCCAGCTCTGAGCAGATCGGCTCTGGTGACGGTGGGAAAAGCAGCTGCTTAAACTGAACGTATTCCTGTCACAAACGTTCTACTTAAGGTGAAGActgatccttttttttcttctgtcccCTCTAGGCTCAAGGTTCTCCACACCTCGCTCTATGTTGAAGCTGAGTAAAAAGAGAGCCCTGTCCATCTCACCTCTGTCTGATGCCAGTGTAGACCTGCAGACCGTCATTCGGACCTCGCCCAACTCGCTCGTGGCCTTCGTTAACTCTCGCTGTAACCCCAATGGAGCCAGCTCCTATGGTCATCTGTCTGTGAGCGCCATGAGGtataattcaacatttttctgagtttacTACCTCAACCATTAATGTTTGTAGCCTGATGAATTATTGATGGAACAAAAGCTAACCCGGTTACATAGaaatttttcaaatatattgtttattagtgaaataaagaATGGGACAATGATAAATCATTTAGAAATGCTTGCCATTGTTGATGTGACACCTAGATTGTGTTTGTGCTTTATACTTTTACATTCATAAACACTGTTGTTAATTTAAAGCTTAGCAACATGTTCTGGTTATGTTCTTTAAATGTTAACAATTTAGTTctaattttgtttctctttgagtGGTAATGTGGTATATTTTTCTCCTCAGCCCATCTCTGAATTATTCCAGCAACATTAACTGCCACTCCAGACAGCAAGGGTCGATATACGGAGGAAACGGTGGCACACCTCTGGGTGTTCACACACCAGGTCCGTGCCAAGCTTCCCGTTTACCGCCCCACAATCCCCGACTCCTCGTTCCACCTAAGCATGGACATGTAAGATGGCTTTCAACCCAACATCACAAAGCTTTGACAGTAGATCAGCAGGTTCTGCTTATGATGCAGTGAAAAGCATACATTTCACACAGGAATCTGATGTGTGTAAACGAACCGAAGAAAACAATGTTGTATGTATTGTTTAGCAGCTGAAAACAGAGCCAGGTCTGGTAGGCGTGATGGACGGCATGAATGTAAAGAACCTGGAGGAAAGGTCAGAGGGAGATGTAGCCAGTCCTTCCTCCACCGGCACTCAGGTGAAGTCATGTCCTTTTTGTGATATTTACATCTGATATTTTCCAGGTATGATCATTTCATATTTGACAGAAAACCATATTccaacttttgttttatctgcagCAGATTAAATCTGAACTGTAAGACAAGACCAGTTTGGCATTTGGAGTAAACCTGATCTAAATGAGATTTCATTTCTACAAAAATGCTTTAGCAGGATCATCTGATGGGCTTGCTGGATGGTAGAGACGACTTGGACAAGGAGGACGGGAAGCCAGAGCCGGAGGCCATCTATGAGACCAACTGTCGCTGGGAGAGCTGCAACAAGGAGTTTGACACACAAGACCAACTTGTACATGTGAGACATTTTACACGTCATCAATCAGTTGGAGTAAAACCAACTGTAACTTTTTGATACAATTAGAAACTTCACTGGATTTTATCTGTCACCAAAGTGGTGAATATCATGATGCAGAAacaaatgatacatggtttccaggatgttatgtaaataaaatctagaaGTGTGGAGTGTATTTGGAATAGCTTTTAGATctaattacaacttttttttttctttttttttatctccgaagagtttttgcggcgctagtggctcgtattttttgtacagtaggcagacaggaaggagggtgaggagaggggggaagacatgcagtaaaggtcgtcgggactgggagtcgaacccgcgacgtcctcgtcgaggactaaggcctccaaacgtggggcatgctaaccccctgcgccaccacagcacgcctcaatttatttttttttaagtgtgtctCTAACTGCTTTGTACATCTGaagatggatatttttttacattcttcacagaaaagctCAGTTTGGATGGATCGCCCATGATTtaattttgtgatgttttctttcagtattgTCCTGTATTTAGTTTCATCCATGTTCCTATTAACTCTGATCCACTTCCTGGTCCATGCTGAGAAAAGACCCCATCAACAGCATGACGCttccactaccatgtttcaccatgagGATGGTCTATTCAGCTTAATGTGCAGTGGTTGCATTTTGCTAAACATAGCGTCTTGGTTGTTtgctaaaaagtttttaaaaattgtactCATCCAACCAGAGCACCTTTGTAAAATTGCAAATGCTAAATATATcttgtgacaaaatgcaaattgcacttattatgaaaaaaaaataatggcgGAAACTGTGCTGATAAGTGGTAAggtaaaacattacaaaatgactaaaataaaactacaaaagtataaactattaaacaaaataaatcaaagcattttctATTGAAACAAGTGAGAAACTCTTTGGAGCTTCAGTCATTTACACTCattctattttttatgtcttgtCATCTTTTAGCACATAAACAATGAGCACATCCACGGAGAGAAGAAGGAATTTGTCTGTCATTGGCAGGAGTGTTCTCGAGAGCAGCGGCCTTTTAAAGCTCAGTATATGCTCGTGGTTCACATGCGCAGacacacaggagagaagccGCACAAGTGCACTGTAAGGAACTTTGAActctttgttttccatttcctgATCTAAAGTTAAAATGCAGCTAAATGAATGTCCTTGTGTAGCTTAGAAGGAAAGCGATTTAATTTCTCACCTTTATAATCTTTAGACTTTGCAGACTGTAAGACTGCAAAGACTTACAAGTAATAATACTTGTGGCTGATAATACTTATCAGCCACAAGTATTATTAAGATATATTGATGAAAAGCTTTTGAGGGTCACTTTAATTCAACAAGTATATTACTGTGGAGCACCAGATATTTGAATAAAAGCATTAGATatgcattatttatttgactatttttaatgTTACCCGACTGTCATGATAAActgttctgaatgttttttgttatagtTTGAAGGCTGTAATAAAGCCTACTCTCGCCTGGAGAATTTGAAGACCCATTTGCGCTCTCACACCGGGGAGAAACCATATGTATGCGAACATGAAGGGTGCAATAAAGCCTTCTCCAACGCTTCAGACCGGGCCAAGCACCAGAACCGAACTCACTCCAATGAGGTACTAAGACAGACAAGTTTAAAGAGCGAAACTGAATGACTAACTGACAGCTAATCAATTTAGCTTTATTGGTAAAACTCTCCCATTATTTACTGTATAAGaatttgtatgtgttttttttttgtgtgtcttacAGAAACCATATGTTTGTAAGATCCCTGGTTGCACTAAGCGATACACAGATCCAAGCTCTTTGCGTAAGCACGTGAAGACAGTACATGGCCCTGAAGCCCATATCACCAAGAAGCATCGTGGAGACACAGGCCCGCGACCCCCTGGCTCAGCTCTGACCTCTGGAGGCCAAACATCGGAGCTGCTCCTCGAAAAGGAGGAGACATGCAGGGAAGACTGCAAATTGTTGGCACCCGAGACTGCCCTGGTCAGTGACAAACATTATTGAAGGCTGCTGTAGAGAACAGCAAGAAAGTAAAATCAAGACATATTTGCTTACTTATTCTTAGAAAATTCAATGAAACTTTCTATCTCTTCATTTGTCTTTCAGAAGTCCCAGCCAAGTCCTGGTGCTCAGTCGTCTTGCAGCAGCGAACGTTCTCCACTGGGGAGCACCAATAACAATGACAGTGGAGTGGAAATGAACCTAAATGCAGCAGGAAGCTTGGATGATCTCACAGCTTTAGAGGATGGAGTTGCAGGTGgaggaagtggtggaggaggggaGCCAGGAACAATGGGAATGTCTGCGCAGGCTCTGAAGCGGCTGGAGAACCTGAAGATTGACAAGCTAAAGCAAATTCGAAGGCCGACTCCTCCTGGCCGCTGTGCCAGTAACAAGCTTCCTGCCATTTCTGGTACATGctggaaagaaacattttgagcctttttatttttttgtcacagaACATACACAGAACTCAATGTATTTTGTCAAGATTTTGTGTAATAGGGCAACACAAAAttgtacataattgtgaagtggaaggaaaatggtacaaagttttcaaaagattttacagataaaaagattttacagaAAGTGTGGCATTGAGTTGAATTCACTCGTCTTTATCCCTATATCTCATTTATTCCTAATGCTCAGAGTTGATTGGAAGATGAGCAAAGGTAAATACTGACCAATActtcataaaaatgctgaaagcACTGCAAGTGTCTTACAGAAGTAGGTAATCTTTCAGCTGGGAAATTACTCGAAACATGCCCTCATACCTgcaaatttattgttttcaatcTAGAAATGATCTATTTCAGAATCTGGCGCAAGACAATAGTTTGTGTTTACAGATGATCTCCATCTATTTTGATTGAACATTGCTATTTGGCAAAAATTAAGTCATCCTCTTAAtctgcaaagctggtagagaaatACCTCAAAAGACTCACAGCTGACATTGCAGCAAAAAGCAACAGGTGTATgccatacttttttttttattctgacaaaAATCCCCTACAAGCATGGGTttatgaaaatgcaaaaatgttactTGAATACATTGCCAGGCACAGTGGAAGATGCTTAAGTAATGTTAtccttaatttttctttctaggTTCAGGGGACAACATGGGAATGTGTGCACCTTCTCCACTTAATCGACGAGTAATGGAGCTGTCCAACCACGAGCTCGGAGCTGGAAATATAGCAAACTCTACTAATGACAGGAGAGGAAGTGGTACAAGCAGCCTGAGCTCAGCATACACAGTGAGCCGTCGCTCCTCTATGGCATCCCCTTACCTATCTAGTAGACGCTCCAGTGATGTCTCACAAATAGGAGGGACAGCAGGGGGCGGCTGTCACCTCCTGAGTCCAGAACAAGCTGGGGGAGACCCTCTTTCACCTGAAACCTATCGTAGAGGAGCTCCATGTCCCGGAGGTGGAGGGTTACCAGGTCTCCCCAACTTAACACCTGCTCAGCACTACAGCCTGAAGGCCAAATATGCTGCAGCCACTGGCGGACCTCCACCCACTCCTTTACCTAACATGGAGCAGTCTGGTACACCAGTAAGAAGGGGGGGGCCTTTGAGTGAGTACCAAGGGCAGCCTTTACCTCCTTTCCTCCAGCAAGGAGGTCCTCGGCGGCACAGTGCCAACACAGAATACGGTACTGGAGTTATCTACCCTCACCAGGCTCCAGGCAACAACACCAGGCGGGCCAGTGATCCGGTTCGATCAGTAGCAGACCCACAAGCTCTACCCAAACGCTTTAACAGCCTCAATAATGTGGCCATGATGGGCCGCAGAAATGCACTACAACTTCGTAGCTCTGACACAGGTCTTTCCCGCCACATGTACTCCCCACGTCCACCTAGCAtcacagaaaatgtaatgaTGGAAGCCATGGGTATGGAGCCCCATCTCAACACTGTTGATCCCAGAGATCGTTCCATGATGATGACCCCTGTAGAGAGAAACTTTATGAGTTTCCAGCAACAGAATCAGACAATGGGAGGTGGAGGTCCACTTCCAAACCAGCTGTCCCCGAGCCATGACTCTCTGGGCTGCCCGGATCCCGCTTACATACAGCGGCATTACCAGGGACACGGAGGAGAAGTCATATCCAGAGCAAGTGGGAATCCATTAAGTCAAGCAAGACCTACACAGCCAGATGGGATGTCAAATACTCTTCTCCAACAGGCTGAGTATGGCATGAGCACTTGCCAGCTGAGTCCTTCCGGTCCACATTACCCAGGCATAGGTCAGGGCAGTGACAGTGGGGGTCCTTGGAATGACAACCACAACCAAATCCAAACTTCAAGCCATGCAATTCAGAACCAGCAATCGGTGCGGTTCTCAGATTCCAGTTTGCAGCCTCAACAAACACAAGCTCACTTCAACAATCAGACAGCCCTCTACAATAATTCTGATGGCACTCACAAACCTTTCATCAAGCCCGAGCAACAGTTTCACCCTGGTATGGGTGGTGGAGATGCCTGTCAGAGTGCGAAGCTCCAACAGCAACGTATCCTCCTGCAGCAAACACAGACTTACCCCCAACAGAGTGTTCAAGTGTTGATGAGAAACTCTGGCCACCCAAGCTGTGATTTTCAAGGGCAGAACCCAGGTTCGTACCCCAGTGGAGGTGGCTTAAGTTTGGGCTGTGCCGGTTCTGCGCTGTCAGAAGGCCAAAGGTCAGAAACCCCAATGATGCAGGTGAAAGAGATGATGGTGAGGAATTATGTGCAGTCTCAGCAAGCACTCATGTGGGAGCAACAACAAGAGCAAGAGCAGCAGAGTGGAATAAAACCAACTTCTCTTTCTGACAACATGGGTTTGAATGCTCAAGCAGCAATGATGCAACACAGCCCAGAGCACCAGAATCAAAACCTGTATCCCAACCAGATGTATCCCTCTTACCCTGAACATAATCTGGTAATGAGCCCTGCTGGCCACAGCCGAGGGTCCACCTCAGTTACACCTAAAGATCAGCACCTGACAGGTCTCCAGGGTACATGCTACAATCAGGAAATGGTTGTGCCGAGGCCGCCTCAAGGACGCAAGCCTCTCAGCCGCCAGAATAGTCTGCCACAGGTAGGAGGGGGTTACCTTGGCGGTTCCCCCCACCTGAGCCCTGTACACTCCACTTCCAGCCCCAGACGAGGGGTGCGACTTCCACCTGTCCAGCATCCACAGCACcctcaaaatgaaatgttttctccctccaacaacaacaacaacatgtacTATACAGGTCAGATAAATATGAATATGGAAAAACACAGGGACCCCCAGAATGGACCTTGCCTTAACCAGCCGACCAATATGGGACCACCAAACCTGGACCCAGCAGGTGACACCAAGTCTGCCCCTATGGCTCCCTATCCAGAGTCTAGTCCCATCTCGAATGCCTTAGAAAACCTGGACTTGGAGAATGCTCGCATTGACTTTACTTCCATCATCGATGAAGCTGATTCTTCCTCATTTAGTCCAGTCAACAATCCTCTTCAAGGTCTTCCAGGATCATCCTCCCAGGCTTCTTCACGCCTCACCACCCCACAAACATCCGTCAGCCTGACTCCAGGCACTGGCCTGTCCAACATGGCTGTGGGTGATATGACATCCATGCTTACCTCACTGGCTGGGGAAAATAAGTACCTGAACACTCTGTCTTAGAGGACTCTAGGGGGGCTTAGTATACATTAGCTATAGAAAAGCAATAAATACTCACCTGggccttgtttttgtttttcaaaatcagattCTGTCACTTTGAGGGATTTTGACTGAAGGTTTAGCCAGACCAGAAAGACTGTAAAGTATAACTGTTCATAAAATGGATCAATAGTACTAAAACCAGCAATAATAACTTACTGGAGACTCATGTAAAAAGATTTGATAATGTATTCTAATAGGTTTTGGGTGCAAGTTGAGGCAAAACTACTAATACAGTCTAATcacgtttaaaaaaatatgcaaaccaCCATCAAAAACCTTAAAACCAAAGGTGCCGACTTTTCCCCATTTGTAATTTTTCCCCTGCTGCCTTGGTACGGTTTTTCTGTGCCTTAGTGTAagtcaaaactgttttttgatttgatcaTAGGATGCTGAACAGTTTTTAGCAATCGAAAAGGGCTTTGGCAACAGTGGAGCAAAGAAggatttatgtaaatatgttttataaatatatatatatatatacaaaatgtGTATACGACAATGAGACATTGAAAGGTTGTCTTTTGATAGTTTGCTTGATAGTTTGCTTGAAGCTCAATGTTCAGGGGttagtattttttgtttgtttgaagaGACAAGAAAGCTATGCTTTTAGTGATTGAGAAATGTTTCTCTGGCCTTGTAAATCTTCTGTGTTACTCTTGATTTCTTCCTTTTCAGTATCAACACAATCTATACCAGCAACATATCAGTATTCCTACATATGCACCATTGCAAAGCAGCCGCATGCATTGTAACCCTTACACCTATCCCTACACACTGACACTCAGGACTTGTTTTGACTCTTCAATGTTCACACTACATGTATGTTTGACTTGCCTTTCCAGACAGAGTTTGCACTCCACTTGTTTACTTTAAGTGTTTCTAAAGCAGCTACTTTTTTTATCAGGTGTCTTTATAACAGAATGTGCCTACCACTTCTGAGGTACAGAATGTGAGAAAAGCTCAATTAGTACATTTATGTTTACTGGCATCCTTATTGACGGtcataaaagctttaaaatgaatgaatcttttattgcagtgtCTTAATCTCAcattgaaatgtcaaaaatgaatttgagtacatttatgaaggctttattttttattattttaaatatatacaatGAAACTGATCGACAACTTTCTCATTATTGCATAAATGCAATGAATAGGAAGAGTAAATAGTAAGATACAAGagacataaagaaaaaatgacattaGACTGTGTTGCTATGGAAATCAACACTAATACTGCACAGATTAAATTGATTTCTCTAGACTAGATTTAGGTGTCTTACTCATTGTTTATGGATAAAAACTTGTGTTTATGTATCTTCTGACTCAGGTGTGAAACATTTGAGAGGATCTTCCTTGCCCTGCTAAGACAGCAGAAGGTGACAGGTTTTTAGAGAGCAGAGAGGGCAAAACCATGATTTTCTATGCTGTCTTATTGTGGTTTGGAGCCAAGGTTGACTCACAGAAATAGTCACTTTTTGCGTCAAAATTTACTATTGATTGAAATACCAAAAATAATCTGGCATTTCAATCAGTTCAGGATGTCTTCCACTTAAGGCTTTCTGACACTTTTGAAGTTAAACAGTCTAATTACTGAATAAAAGTTCCTGGCCTCCCAAGTAaacttttaatataaatatatacaaaataaggctccattacatttattttaaagcatgtaaataatgtattttttcaggATGACATtttgctactgcaataaaagatgcaTATATTTTGGAACTTTTGACACATCCTTTTCAGTGTTTCTAGTAAATGTGGCCAGCAATAACAGCGATTTATATATGGCAGCATGTATGTTTAAACAGACTGCATTTTCTGTACAATAATCTAACCACCAGCTCACACAGGACTCAGCTGAGGGTGATAGTAACTGAGGAAATTGAGTTAATGTGTAATTGTTTCCTATATTTTAGAAACTGAGGTACATTCATAGGACAACCTACTGCACTTTGGCTCTAATCCCAAAGAGTTACATTCTACATAACTAATTCACAAAAAGGCTAATTCTGCTATCACTGTAGTAAAGTGTTTATCAGATACAGAGAGGTACTGGTACTTTAATAGTTGAGCTGTATCCCAGGAAGAAAGCAGCAGCTCTTTTTAGTAAAGTGGTTTTGCACTGATTACAGCACTGTTTGGAAAATATCCCTGTGTCTTTCAGTGACTCACGCCAACCTCATTTACATGACTATACAGACTTCATATAGTTTATGATTAGGTCAAAGCTCTGAGCCTTTTAAGTTTGCTGGG
Above is a genomic segment from Xiphophorus couchianus chromosome 20, X_couchianus-1.0, whole genome shotgun sequence containing:
- the gli1 gene encoding zinc finger protein GLI1 isoform X2, giving the protein MPVDMQPHQGLYYYETSPSQPSRGIVPSDQSPYSDVSPLRVLHLDGPPQDCHTMYNPMTPSMAHGSGSGPVQGNSHCLDQYMRPPQALPLHNMMGHRGMPPTEGSNSAPYCNQNNMMSSHPNFCQLQPSSEQIGSGDGSRFSTPRSMLKLSKKRALSISPLSDASVDLQTVIRTSPNSLVAFVNSRCNPNGASSYGHLSVSAMSPSLNYSSNINCHSRQQGSIYGGNGGTPLGVHTPGPCQASRLPPHNPRLLVPPKHGHLKTEPGLVGVMDGMNVKNLEERSEGDVASPSSTGTQQDHLMGLLDGRDDLDKEDGKPEPEAIYETNCRWESCNKEFDTQDQLVHHINNEHIHGEKKEFVCHWQECSREQRPFKAQYMLVVHMRRHTGEKPHKCTFEGCNKAYSRLENLKTHLRSHTGEKPYVCEHEGCNKAFSNASDRAKHQNRTHSNEKPYVCKIPGCTKRYTDPSSLRKHVKTVHGPEAHITKKHRGDTGPRPPGSALTSGGQTSELLLEKEETCREDCKLLAPETALKSQPSPGAQSSCSSERSPLGSTNNNDSGVEMNLNAAGSLDDLTALEDGVAGGGSGGGGEPGTMGMSAQALKRLENLKIDKLKQIRRPTPPGRCASNKLPAISGSGDNMGMCAPSPLNRRVMELSNHELGAGNIANSTNDRRGSGTSSLSSAYTVSRRSSMASPYLSSRRSSDVSQIGGTAGGGCHLLSPEQAGGDPLSPETYRRGAPCPGGGGLPGLPNLTPAQHYSLKAKYAAATGGPPPTPLPNMEQSGTPVRRGGPLSEYQGQPLPPFLQQGGPRRHSANTEYGTGVIYPHQAPGNNTRRASDPVRSVADPQALPKRFNSLNNVAMMGRRNALQLRSSDTGLSRHMYSPRPPSITENVMMEAMGMEPHLNTVDPRDRSMMMTPVERNFMSFQQQNQTMGGGGPLPNQLSPSHDSLGCPDPAYIQRHYQGHGGEVISRASGNPLSQARPTQPDGMSNTLLQQAEYGMSTCQLSPSGPHYPGIGQGSDSGGPWNDNHNQIQTSSHAIQNQQSVRFSDSSLQPQQTQAHFNNQTALYNNSDGTHKPFIKPEQQFHPGMGGGDACQSAKLQQQRILLQQTQTYPQQSVQVLMRNSGHPSCDFQGQNPGSYPSGGGLSLGCAGSALSEGQRSETPMMQVKEMMVRNYVQSQQALMWEQQQEQEQQSGIKPTSLSDNMGLNAQAAMMQHSPEHQNQNLYPNQMYPSYPEHNLVMSPAGHSRGSTSVTPKDQHLTGLQGTCYNQEMVVPRPPQGRKPLSRQNSLPQVGGGYLGGSPHLSPVHSTSSPRRGVRLPPVQHPQHPQNEMFSPSNNNNNMYYTGQINMNMEKHRDPQNGPCLNQPTNMGPPNLDPAGDTKSAPMAPYPESSPISNALENLDLENARIDFTSIIDEADSSSFSPVNNPLQGLPGSSSQASSRLTTPQTSVSLTPGTGLSNMAVGDMTSMLTSLAGENKYLNTLS
- the gli1 gene encoding zinc finger protein GLI1 isoform X4 produces the protein MPVDMQPHQGLYYYETSPSQPSRGIVPSDQSPYSDVSPLRVLHLDGPPQDCHTMYNPMTPSMAHGSGSGPVQGNSHCLDQYMRPPQALPLHNMMGHRGMPPTEGSNSAPYCNQNNMMSSHPNFCQLQPSSEQIGSGDGSRFSTPRSMLKLSKKRALSISPLSDASVDLQTVIRTSPNSLVAFVNSRCNPNGASSYGHLSVSAMSPSLNYSSNINCHSRQQGSIYGGNGGTPLGVHTPGPCQASRLPPHNPRLLVPPKHGHLKTEPGLVGVMDGMNVKNLEERSEGDVASPSSTGTQDHLMGLLDGRDDLDKEDGKPEPEAIYETNCRWESCNKEFDTQDQLVHHINNEHIHGEKKEFVCHWQECSREQRPFKAQYMLVVHMRRHTGEKPHKCTFEGCNKAYSRLENLKTHLRSHTGEKPYVCEHEGCNKAFSNASDRAKHQNRTHSNEKPYVCKIPGCTKRYTDPSSLRKHVKTVHGPEAHITKKHRGDTGPRPPGSALTSGGQTSELLLEKEETCREDCKLLAPETALKSQPSPGAQSSCSSERSPLGSTNNNDSGVEMNLNAAGSLDDLTALEDGVAGGGSGGGGEPGTMGMSAQALKRLENLKIDKLKQIRRPTPPGRCASNKLPAISGSGDNMGMCAPSPLNRRVMELSNHELGAGNIANSTNDRRGSGTSSLSSAYTVSRRSSMASPYLSSRRSSDVSQIGGTAGGGCHLLSPEQAGGDPLSPETYRRGAPCPGGGGLPGLPNLTPAQHYSLKAKYAAATGGPPPTPLPNMEQSGTPVRRGGPLSEYQGQPLPPFLQQGGPRRHSANTEYGTGVIYPHQAPGNNTRRASDPVRSVADPQALPKRFNSLNNVAMMGRRNALQLRSSDTGLSRHMYSPRPPSITENVMMEAMGMEPHLNTVDPRDRSMMMTPVERNFMSFQQQNQTMGGGGPLPNQLSPSHDSLGCPDPAYIQRHYQGHGGEVISRASGNPLSQARPTQPDGMSNTLLQQAEYGMSTCQLSPSGPHYPGIGQGSDSGGPWNDNHNQIQTSSHAIQNQQSVRFSDSSLQPQQTQAHFNNQTALYNNSDGTHKPFIKPEQQFHPGMGGGDACQSAKLQQQRILLQQTQTYPQQSVQVLMRNSGHPSCDFQGQNPGSYPSGGGLSLGCAGSALSEGQRSETPMMQVKEMMVRNYVQSQQALMWEQQQEQEQQSGIKPTSLSDNMGLNAQAAMMQHSPEHQNQNLYPNQMYPSYPEHNLVMSPAGHSRGSTSVTPKDQHLTGLQGTCYNQEMVVPRPPQGRKPLSRQNSLPQVGGGYLGGSPHLSPVHSTSSPRRGVRLPPVQHPQHPQNEMFSPSNNNNNMYYTGQINMNMEKHRDPQNGPCLNQPTNMGPPNLDPAGDTKSAPMAPYPESSPISNALENLDLENARIDFTSIIDEADSSSFSPVNNPLQGLPGSSSQASSRLTTPQTSVSLTPGTGLSNMAVGDMTSMLTSLAGENKYLNTLS